A stretch of DNA from Rothia mucilaginosa:
CCAAGCCCGGCGAAGTCGAGCGCCAGTGGCACGTCATTGACGCCACCGACGTTGTTCTCGGCCGCCTCGCAAGCCAGACCGCTATCCTGCTGCGCGGTAAGCACAAGCCGACTTTTGCTCCCCACGTTGACACCGGTGACTTCGTTATCATCGTGAACGCTGAGAAGGTCGCCCTGACCGGTGCAAAGCTCGAGCAGAAGCGTGCATACCGCCACTCGGGTTACCCCGGCGGTCTGAAGTCCGTGAACTACGCAGAGCTGCTTGAGACCAACCCCGTTCGCGCGGTTGAGAAGGCTGTCAAGGGCATGCTGCCCAAGAACAAGCTCGCTGCACAGCAGCTCAAGAAGCTGAAGGTCTACGCTGGCCCCGAGCACCCGCACGCGGCACAGCAGCCCAAGACCTACGAATTCAACCAGGTCGCCCAGTAATTCGGGCCTACGAAGAAACAATAGGAGAAATCGTGGCTCAGAACGAAGAGCAGATCGTAGTCGAGGAAGAGCTGACCAGCTACACCTCGGAGTCCGCTGCCCCCGCAGCGGCTAAGGCAGCACGTCCGGCACTGACCGTTGCAGGCGCAGCAGTTGGTCGCCGCAAGGAAGCAGTCGCACGCGTTCGCGTTGTGCCCGGTTCCGGTAACTGGACCATCAACGGTCGTACCCTGGAAGACTACTTCCCCAACAAGCTGCACCAGCAGGACGTCAACCAGCCCTTCAAGCTCCTGGAGCTCGAGGGTGCATACGACGTCATCGCACGCATCAACGGTGGTGGCCCCTCCGGTCAGGCAGGTGCTCTGCGCCTGGGTATCGCTCGTGCACTGAACGAGATCGACCGCGAGAACAACCGCCCCGCACTGAAGAAGGCTGGCTACCTGACCCGTGACGCACGCGTCATCGAGCGTAAGAAGGCTGGTCTTAAGAAGGCACGCAAGGCTTCGCAGTTCTCCAAGCGTTAATCGCTGGTTTTCTCGAAGCGTTACGCCCCGTCTCTCCCTAGGAGAGCGGGGCGTTTTGCGTATCTACTCACCGTGAGCGTTACAAGGTTATAGGGTGCATATAACTGTTACGTTTGTTCATCGAAGAGCACACCGGTAGAGTTAAAGGGTCAAAGCAGACAGGAAGAAAAGAGTACTCATGGCAGAGCAGAATCCCTCCACCCAGCCCGAAGAGAAGGCTGTGGAGGCTCCTCAGACTGAATCCCACCACCACGCCGCTGAAGGCGCACATGCACACACCGGTTCTGAGAAGAAACAAGCCATCAAGGAAGCCCTGAAGCCCCAGGCACGCCGCACCTCCGTTGTCGAAGACTACTCGGCAGAGCTGGACGAAATGGCTTCCCTCACCCGCGCCCTCGGCAAGGACAAGAAGGACGACGAAACCTCGCAGGCATGGAAGAAGGGTTACCCCTACGACACCAAGCTCAGCCGTAAGGCATACGAGAAGGAAAAGCGTGCCCTGCAGATTGAGCTGCTGAAGCTGCAGCTCTGGGCTAAGTCCACCGGTCAGAAGATCCTCATCATCTTCGAAGGCCGTGACGCAGCGGGTAAGGGTGGCTCCATTAAGCGCTTCACCGAGCACCTGAACCCCCGTGGCGCTCGCGTTGTCGCATTGGAGAAGCCGACCGATATCGAGCAGACCCAGTGGTACTTCCAGCGTTACATCAAGCACCTGCCCTCCGGCGGCGAAATCGTTCTGATGGACCGCTCCTGGTACAACCGTGCCGGTGTTGAGCGCGTTATGGGTTACTGCACCCAGGCACAGTACTTCGAGTTCATGCGTGAAGTTCCGGACCTGGAGCGCATGCTGGTGAACTCCGGTATCCACATCATCAAGTTCTGGTTCTCCGTCACCCGCGAAGAGCAGCTCGCACGCTTCACCTCCCGCCGTACCGACCCGGTTCGTCAGTGGAAGCTTTCCCCCACCGACCTGGCCTCCCTGGACAAGTGGGACGACTACACCGCGGCGAAGGAAGCAATGTTCTTCTACACCCACACCGGTGACGCTCCCTGGACCGTTATCAAGTCCAACGACAAGAAGCGCGCACGCCTGGAAGCAATGCGTTACGTGCTCACCCAGTTCGACTACCCCGCCAAGGATGAGGCAGTCGTGGGCGAGCTCGACTCGCTGATCGTCCGCTCCGCATCCGACGTCTTCGAGGACGAGTCCGGTGACTCTCCCGACGGCTTCCCGGTTGTCAAGTAAGCGTCGATAGATAGGGGAGAGTAAAAACTCAACCCTGCGGCGATATGGCTGCCAAACAGCTTGCGCTATGAAGGTGCCTGTCTCTCTTTTCCCAACCCGGGAACGGAGAGCAGGCACCTTAGCGCATTTACACGAACCTTAGTTATGAAGCAGATGTGTAGCCGCTGAAAATCACTTTCTGATTCTGAAGAATTTACGGTGTATGCGCCTAAGCAGAGTTACGCACAACGTAAAATAAAAGGGTGACTGAACGACTTTTTGGAACCGACGGCGTACGCGGTCTGGCAAACGATGTAATTACTCCCGCCCTGGCTATGGAGCTCGCGCAGGCGGCTTCTATTGTTCTGGGCTTTGACACGGTAGAAGAGGGTGTACGCCCCCGTGCCGTGATCGCAAATGACTCCCGCTCCTCTGCAGACTTCATTGTCTCTGCTATGAAGGCTGGCTTCGCTAGCGCAGGTGTTGACGTGCTGGATGCCGGTATCGTCCCCACCCCCGCGGCAGCTTACCTGGTGGCGCACACCGGTGCTGATTTCGGCGTGATGATTTCTGCATCGCACAACCCCGCAGCGGACAACGGTATTAAGTTCCTGGCTCGCGGCGGCCAGAAGCTGGAAGACTCCGTTGAGGACGCTATTGAGCGCGTCTACCGCGAGAAGTCCTTCCGCTACCCGACCGGTGGTGCTGTGGGTACCGTCAAGCCCCTGGAGGACGGTACCAAGGCTTACGTGAAGCACCTGGTCTCCACCCTTCCCGAAGGCAAGCCCCTTGTCGGCATGAAGATTGTTCTGGACTGCGCAAACGGTGCAGCCTACGCGGCATCCCCGGCAACCTTCGAGGCACTGGGTGCAGAGGTCATTGCACTGGCTGTAGAGCCCAACGGCACCAACATCAACGACGGCGTGGGCTCCACCCACCCGGAGAAGCTGCAGGCAGCTGTGGTTGAGCACGGCGCGGACCTCGGTATCGCCCACGACGGCGACTCCGACCGCTGCCAGGCAGTTGACGAAAAGGGCAACCTGGTAGACGGCGACCAGATCATGGCTATCCTGGCTGTTGCGGCTAAGCGCGAAGGTAAGCTCGCAAAGGACACCCTCGTCGCGACCGTGATGAGTAGCTTGGGTCTGGAACTGTACCTGCGCGAGCACGGCATCACCCTCGGCCGCACCGCTGTGGGCGACCGCTACGTCCTCGAGTCCATGCGCGAGCACGGCTACAATCTGGGCGGCGAGCAGTCCGGCCACGTCATCATGAGCGACTACGCAACCACCGGTGACGGCGTTCTGACCGGCATCCAGCTGGCTGCAGAGGTGGCACGAAGCGGCCAGACCCTCTCGGAGCTGGCATCCCGCATGCAGCCCACCCCGCAGCGCCTGATCAACGTCAAGGGCGTTGACCGTGCGGCTGTGAAGACCAACGAGGCGCTCGCTACCGCTGTGAGCGAGGCTGAGGGCGTACTGGGTGAGAGCGGCCGCGTGCTGTTGCGTGCATCCGGTACCGAGCCTCTGGTTCGCGTGATGGTTGAAGCTGCAACCCAGGAGCAGGCTGACGAGGTTGCTCAGCAGCTGGCTGACGTTGTGGCTAAGGAACTGGCACTCTAAACGTATTCTTCCCTAACGGAGGATCGAGAAAGGGCTGGGAAGGTGTAGAGATACCTTCCCAGCCCTTCTACGTTATCTTGAGTGGGCGCAGGGGGGAGAGGATACGGAAAACCCCCGCATCCACAGGGGATACGGGGGTTGAAAGTTAGTGGTAGAGAGCAGAGAAATTACTTCTTTGCCAGAGCGTCGCGAATCTCCTTGAGGAGTGCGATCTCGGTCTCTTCCTCTTCTTCAGCAGCCTCGTCTTCAGCCTTCTTCTTAGCCAGTGCGATTTCAGTCAGCTTCTGAGTGGGGACAACAACTGCGAAGTACACAGCAGCTGCAATCAGGATGAAGTTAACGACGGCAGTCAGGAATACGCCGACCTTGATCTGGTCAAAGACCAGGAACTCGTCGAAGTTGGGGGACTTAACCAGCATCGAGATAGCGGGCATCAGGACGGACTGGACAAGTGCGGTCACCACAGCGGTGAAGGCGGTACCCATGATCAGACCAACTGCGAGGTCGATGACGTTACCGCGGATCAGAAAATCTTTAAAACCCTTAAGCATGAGATATAGAATAGCGCCTTTTAGGTGTTCAAAAAGCAGTATCTTGAGAAAATTTTCGTTGTAAAGCATGTGTTTTTCTTCACGGCAGTTCTATGGTGTCCAATACTTAAGGTCTAGGTCACATAAAGTATGAGTAAGAATCTCTGAAACCTGCGAAAAACCGCGGATTTACGGGGTGTGTACGCGAAAAAATATGCATCTGCTGTGCCTATTTATTTCCGGTGCGGAACCTAGAAATACGACACACATCACCAATTGGCGCACCCGGCAAAGCCGAAAGATTAGCTCAGAGCCTAGTTCGCACTTGCATAATCGGGTGCCGCACCCGTACCGATAAACTCCTCAAAAGTCTTCGCACCCGAAGACACATACTCCTGAGCAATCTGCACACCCACATAGCGGTAATGCCACGGCTCAAAACGATAACCGGTCACCGACTGACGACCATCAGGGAAGCGCAAAATATATCCGTAACGCGGAGCATTCTTCGCCAACCACTGGCCAGCCAGTGTATCGCGGTAACACTCCTCCAAACGGCAACCCTCAGGAGAAGCAAAATCAATCGCCAAACCCGTCTGATGCTCCGAATAGCCGGGACGAGCCGACAACTGGTCCGCCACCTGCTGACCGTTCACCGAAACCCAATACTGATAGGTCTGCTGCTGCACCGCATACGAACGATACGCGCTAGAAACAAGCAGAGTCACGCCATCAGTAGCGGCTGCATCAATCATCGTATCCGCCGCCTTCGCCGCCTCAGCACGCAATTGATGACCGTAGAACTCCACCAGGTCACTCGGCTCCCAATCCTGCTGCGCAAAGGGGCGCATCTTATTCACGAGGCAACGCAACGAGTCCGGCTGAGACTCAACACTGGGCTGAGCAAGAGCCAGCGGGGAAGAAGAGGCGCTCGCAGAAGCCGAAGCACTTGCAGAGGCGCTGGTAGCAGAAACAACAGGGGAGGGCGCGGTAGAAGAAGCCGCCGCAGTGGAAGAGGCACTAGACGAAGCCGCCGAAGCCGCCGCAGACTCAGAAGCAGAAGCGCTCGCTGCAGAAGATGAAGAAGACGCCCCCCGGCCCTGCGAGCCACAAGCTGCCAATAGCGCAGTGCCACCAACACCCAAAGCGGCACCCAAGAGAGTGCGGCGGTTCACCACAGAACTATCAAAAGGCTCCTGAACGGTAGACGTACGGTGCAGAGACTTCACAATAACTCCTCATCACGGTGTAGGTTCATACAAAAGTAGGTGCATACAAAAAGTGCCGGAGACCTAAAACCCACCCCGAAAGGGGAATGGAGCCTCCGGCACCTTCTACTAGAATGCACCACAAACGAGCTACACGGGTGACTGAAAGCCGCACACGAACAATAAAAACCTAAAAGCCTCTAATTCTTACGCAGAAGAACCTGCTCCACGGTATGCTCGGGACCCTTCTGCAGAATCAAATGCGCACGAGCACGAGTCGGCAAAACATTCTGCAACAGATTCGGCTCATTCACACTCTTCCAAATGCCGGTCGCCACCTCAACCGCCTGCTCATCGCTCAACTCCGCATAACGCTTGAAATACGACTCCGGATTCGCAAAAGCCGAAGAACGCAGAGTCAAGAAACGATTCACATACCAGCGCTCAATATCCTCAGTGCGGGCATCCACATAAATAGAGAAATCAAAGAAATCACTCAGCGTCAGATCAGAAGTCTCCGGACCCTCAGCCTGAGAAGGCGCCAAAACATTCAAACCCTCAAGAATCAGCACATCCGGTGCGGTGACCTCAATATGCTCATCCGGCATGATGTCGTAATACAGGTGCGAATACTTCGGTGCGACCACACGCTCGGCACCGGACTTCACCTGCGACACAAAATTCAACAGAGCACGGCGATCATAGGACTCCGGGAAACCCTTACGGTGCATAATGCCGCGACGCTGAAGCTCCGCGTTCGGGTACAAGAAACCATCCGTAGTCACCAGCTGAACATTAGGAGTAGACGGCCAACGACTCAAAAGAGCCTGCA
This window harbors:
- the coaA gene encoding type I pantothenate kinase, which codes for MSTAPYISGDDRFMHLDRSRWSHLADEISVPLSAEEIESLRGLGETVDLEEVQRIYLPVSRLLNLYVTAASSLNHMTNDFLHVSQRRVPFIIGVAGSVAVGKSTTARILQALLSRWPSTPNVQLVTTDGFLYPNAELQRRGIMHRKGFPESYDRRALLNFVSQVKSGAERVVAPKYSHLYYDIMPDEHIEVTAPDVLILEGLNVLAPSQAEGPETSDLTLSDFFDFSIYVDARTEDIERWYVNRFLTLRSSAFANPESYFKRYAELSDEQAVEVATGIWKSVNEPNLLQNVLPTRARAHLILQKGPEHTVEQVLLRKN
- a CDS encoding M15 family metallopeptidase, translating into MKSLHRTSTVQEPFDSSVVNRRTLLGAALGVGGTALLAACGSQGRGASSSSSAASASASESAAASAASSSASSTAAASSTAPSPVVSATSASASASASASASSSPLALAQPSVESQPDSLRCLVNKMRPFAQQDWEPSDLVEFYGHQLRAEAAKAADTMIDAAATDGVTLLVSSAYRSYAVQQQTYQYWVSVNGQQVADQLSARPGYSEHQTGLAIDFASPEGCRLEECYRDTLAGQWLAKNAPRYGYILRFPDGRQSVTGYRFEPWHYRYVGVQIAQEYVSSGAKTFEEFIGTGAAPDYASAN
- the rplM gene encoding 50S ribosomal protein L13, whose amino-acid sequence is MRTYTPKPGEVERQWHVIDATDVVLGRLASQTAILLRGKHKPTFAPHVDTGDFVIIVNAEKVALTGAKLEQKRAYRHSGYPGGLKSVNYAELLETNPVRAVEKAVKGMLPKNKLAAQQLKKLKVYAGPEHPHAAQQPKTYEFNQVAQ
- the glmM gene encoding phosphoglucosamine mutase; the encoded protein is MTERLFGTDGVRGLANDVITPALAMELAQAASIVLGFDTVEEGVRPRAVIANDSRSSADFIVSAMKAGFASAGVDVLDAGIVPTPAAAYLVAHTGADFGVMISASHNPAADNGIKFLARGGQKLEDSVEDAIERVYREKSFRYPTGGAVGTVKPLEDGTKAYVKHLVSTLPEGKPLVGMKIVLDCANGAAYAASPATFEALGAEVIALAVEPNGTNINDGVGSTHPEKLQAAVVEHGADLGIAHDGDSDRCQAVDEKGNLVDGDQIMAILAVAAKREGKLAKDTLVATVMSSLGLELYLREHGITLGRTAVGDRYVLESMREHGYNLGGEQSGHVIMSDYATTGDGVLTGIQLAAEVARSGQTLSELASRMQPTPQRLINVKGVDRAAVKTNEALATAVSEAEGVLGESGRVLLRASGTEPLVRVMVEAATQEQADEVAQQLADVVAKELAL
- the mscL gene encoding large conductance mechanosensitive channel protein MscL, with amino-acid sequence MLKGFKDFLIRGNVIDLAVGLIMGTAFTAVVTALVQSVLMPAISMLVKSPNFDEFLVFDQIKVGVFLTAVVNFILIAAAVYFAVVVPTQKLTEIALAKKKAEDEAAEEEEETEIALLKEIRDALAKK
- the rpsI gene encoding 30S ribosomal protein S9, producing the protein MAQNEEQIVVEEELTSYTSESAAPAAAKAARPALTVAGAAVGRRKEAVARVRVVPGSGNWTINGRTLEDYFPNKLHQQDVNQPFKLLELEGAYDVIARINGGGPSGQAGALRLGIARALNEIDRENNRPALKKAGYLTRDARVIERKKAGLKKARKASQFSKR
- the ppk2 gene encoding polyphosphate kinase 2 — encoded protein: MAEQNPSTQPEEKAVEAPQTESHHHAAEGAHAHTGSEKKQAIKEALKPQARRTSVVEDYSAELDEMASLTRALGKDKKDDETSQAWKKGYPYDTKLSRKAYEKEKRALQIELLKLQLWAKSTGQKILIIFEGRDAAGKGGSIKRFTEHLNPRGARVVALEKPTDIEQTQWYFQRYIKHLPSGGEIVLMDRSWYNRAGVERVMGYCTQAQYFEFMREVPDLERMLVNSGIHIIKFWFSVTREEQLARFTSRRTDPVRQWKLSPTDLASLDKWDDYTAAKEAMFFYTHTGDAPWTVIKSNDKKRARLEAMRYVLTQFDYPAKDEAVVGELDSLIVRSASDVFEDESGDSPDGFPVVK